In Calypte anna isolate BGI_N300 chromosome 28, bCalAnn1_v1.p, whole genome shotgun sequence, a single window of DNA contains:
- the BABAM1 gene encoding LOW QUALITY PROTEIN: BRISC and BRCA1-A complex member 1 (The sequence of the model RefSeq protein was modified relative to this genomic sequence to represent the inferred CDS: inserted 1 base in 1 codon; deleted 1 base in 1 codon) codes for MERGCLMETSGSAAEEEEEEEEEEEEEEKAPEPRPRTRSNPEGAEDRALSSQSSVGNRSEGGGGGGQAPTRAPRPPPHHPDGTAWPGPATHPEVQVKTPRVNCPEKVIICLDLAEEMALPKLESFNGSKTNALNISQKMIEMFVRTKHKIDKSHXFALVVVNNDATWLSGFTSDPREVCSCLYDLETVVCKSFNLEGLFTLIQQKIELPVTENIQTIPPPYVVRTILVFGRPSCQPQFSMSEQMKKMLHCPYFFFDVVYIHNGLEENEEKMSWKEMFAFFSSLDTKGTNYKYEVGVVGPALELHNCMAKLLAHPLQRPCQPHAAYGLLEGGDETPEGEATV; via the exons ATGGAACGCGGGTGTCTGATGGAGACCTCGGGCAGCGCggccgaggaggaggaggaggaggaagaagaggaggaagaggaggagaaagcacCGGAACCGCGACCCAGGACCCGGTCCAACCCCGAGGGTGCCGAGGACCGAGCCCTGAGCTCGCAGAGCAGCGTGGGAAACCGCAGcgaagggggagggggaggcggcCAAGCGCCGACGAGAGCCCCCCGGCCCCCACCCCACCACCCCGATGGCACCGCCTGGCCCGGCCCCGCCACCCACCCCGAGGTCCAAGTGAAGACCCCGAGGGTCAACTGCCCCGAGAAGGTG ATCATCTGCCTGGACCTTGCAGAGGAGATGGCTCTGCCCAAACTGGAGTCCTTCAATGG CTCCAAGACCAACGCCCTGAACATCTCCCAGAAGATGATCGAGATGTTTGTGAGGACCAAGCACAAGATTGACAAAAGCC GATTTGCCCTGGTGGTGGTCAACAACGATGCCACATGG CTCTCGGGGTTCACCTCCGACCCCCGGGAGGTTTGCAGCTGCCTCTACGACCTGGAGACCGTGGTCTGCAAATCCTTCA ATCTGGAAGGTCTCTTCACACTGAT CCAGCAGAAGATTGAGCTGCCCGTGACAGAGAACATCCAGACCATCCCCCCCCCCTACGTGGTCAGAACCATCCTGGTCTTTGGGCGACCCAGTTGCCAGCCCCAGTTCTCCATGTCGGAGCAGATGAAG AAGATGCTTCACTGCCCCTACTTCTTCTTCGACGTGGTTTACATCCACAACGGGCTGGAGGAGAAT GAGGAGAAGATGAGCTGGaag gaGATGTTTGCCTTCTTCAGCAGCTTGGACACCAAAGGCACCAACTACAAATACGAGGTGGGGGTGGTGGGTCCAGCCCTGGAGCTCCACAACTGCATGGCCAAGCTCCTGGCCCACCCCCTCCAACGACCCTGCCAGCCCCACGCTGCCTACgggctgctggaggggggggaCGAGACCCCCGAGGGGGAGGCCACCGTCTGA
- the ABHD8 gene encoding protein ABHD8, whose translation MLTSITDGFLCCLMGKTTNAVGPLDSLEASNGYSFMEVKPGRILRIRHSTPNHPTPPEPEESPAEGPERGTVHCKRKITVYRNGQLVIENLGDSVPSEILHCHNASGEPNSTVELELSELAAQSPAPGPAGTPGCGSRAAVPTPAGKRRKRKPKKVINIDCKKQITSCKGTHRDVVLFFIHGVGGSLDIWKEQLDFFTKLGYEVVAPDLAGHGCSSAPQIAAAYTFYALAEDMRAVFKRYAKKRNILIGHSYGVSFCTFLAHEYPDLVHKVIMINGGGPTALEPSFCSIFNMPTCVLHCLSPCLAWSFLKAGFARQGAKEKQLLKEGNAFNVSSFVLRAMMSGQYWPEGDEVYHAELAVPVLLVHGMHDKFVPVEEDQRMAEILLIAFLKVIDEGSHMVMMECPETVNTLLHEFVLWEPETSAGDGQGEKK comes from the exons ATGCTGACCAGCATCACCGATGGCTTCCTCTGCTGCCTGATGGGCAAAACCACCAACGCCGTGGGGCCCCTGGACAGCCTTGAGGCCAGCAACGGCTACAGCTTCATGGAGGTGAAACCCGGGAGGATCCTCCGGATCAGACACAGCACACCCAACCATCCAACCCCTCCGGAACCTGAGGAATCCCCAGCCGAGGGCCCGGAGCGGGGCACGGTGCattgcaaaaggaaaatcacCGTGTACCGCAACGGGCAGCTGGTGATCGAGAACCTGGGGGATTCCGTCCCCTCCGAGATCCTCCACTGTCACAACGCCTCGGGAGAACCCAACAGCACCGTGGAGCTGGAGCTTTCCGAGCTGGCTGCCCAAAGCCCGGCTCCGGGACCTGCCGGGACTCCGGGTTGCGGGTCCCGGGCTGCGGTTCCGACCCCCGCTGGCAAACGTCGGAAACGCAAACCCAAAAAAGTCATCAACATCGACTGCAAGAAACAGATCACCAGCTGCAAAGGGACGCACCGAGACGTCGTCCTCTTCTTCATCCACGGGGTGGGAGGCTCGCTGGATATCTGGAAGGAGCAGTTGGACTTTTTTACCAAGTTGGGTTACGAGGTGGTGGCTCCCGACCTGGCCGGTCAcggctgcagctcagctccccagaTTGCTGCTGCCTACACCTTCTACGCCCTGGCAGAGGACATGAGGGCTGTTTTCAAGCGTTATGCCAAGAAGAGGAACATCCTGATAGGGCATTCCTACGG GGTGTCCTTCTGCACCTTCCTCGCCCACGAGTACCCAGACCTGGTCCATAAGGTGATCATGATCAATGGGGGGGGTCCCACGGCGCTGGAACCCAGCTTCTGCTCCATCTTCAACATGCCCACCTGTGTCCTGCACTGCCTCTCCCCGTGCCTGGCCTGGAGCTTCCTCAA GGCTGGCTTTGCTCGCCAGGGTgccaaagaaaagcagctgctgaaggaaggCAACGCCTTCAATGTCTCCTCCTTCGTGCTCCGGGCCATGATGAGTGGGCAGTACTGGCCCGAAGGGGATGAGGTTTACCACGCCGAGCTGGCTGTGCCCGTCCTCCTGGTCCACGGCATGCACGACAAATTCGTCCCCGTAGAGGAGGATCAGCGAATGGCTGAG ATCCTGCTGATCGCCTTCCTGAAGGTGATCGACGAAGGCAGCCACATGGTGATGATGGAGTGTCCCGAGACGGTCAACACGCTGCTCCACGAGTTCGTCCTGTGGGAGCCCGAGACGTCAGCTGGGGACgggcaaggagaaaagaaataa
- the MRPL34 gene encoding 39S ribosomal protein L34, mitochondrial produces the protein MAALGRLWPRVFGCGFFLSPPPRPALGRRFPFDPSGAGSVPGSPWALPQVRSRTRGNEYQPNNRKRKRTHGWIRRISTPGGVAVILRRMLKGRKSLTH, from the exons ATGGCGGCGCTGGGGCGGCTGTGGCCGCGGGTGTTCGGCTGCGG atttttcctctccccgccgccccgccccgctcTAGGCCGCCGCTTCCCTTTCGACCCTTCCGGTGCCGGTTCGGTGCCGGGGTCACCCTGGGCCCTCCCGCAGGTCCGCAGCAGAACCCGGGGGAACGAGTACCAACCCAACAACCGCAAACGCAAACGGACCCACGGCTGGATCCGCCGGATCAGCACCCCCGGCGGCGTGGCCGTCATCCTCCGGAGGatgctgaagggaaggaagtCCCTGACCCACTGA